A single region of the Rhodopirellula bahusiensis genome encodes:
- a CDS encoding DUF4332 domain-containing protein, with protein MKRFPLRRRSPISPTPLNRGDVLSDDVVLRLQLPPAAADLSPAVSTNSASASLAMQSSADQATASATMQAPVASPATPSVRPSRLRSSHRERIFAMRIEHLQICNEKRCRLLAKVGVVTAGDLACCNPEQISRQYKSPERALRSIKRLRAAVRLSVAIDGMMPRDALILVAIHRRSVASLARESAAALHRDLERFSLSSRGQKMVGHRGVPSLRRVKSWVGQCEELVATWIQNHPAETQMAA; from the coding sequence TTGAAACGTTTTCCTCTGCGTCGTCGGTCTCCCATTTCTCCGACTCCGTTGAATCGCGGTGACGTATTGTCCGATGACGTCGTGCTTCGACTTCAACTGCCGCCCGCTGCCGCTGACCTCAGCCCGGCGGTTTCGACGAACTCAGCTTCCGCCTCGCTCGCGATGCAAAGTTCCGCGGACCAAGCGACCGCCTCGGCAACCATGCAAGCTCCCGTCGCTTCGCCTGCCACACCGAGCGTTCGACCATCGAGGCTTCGCAGCAGTCATCGCGAACGTATCTTTGCGATGCGGATCGAACACCTTCAGATCTGCAACGAGAAACGATGCCGCCTGCTCGCCAAAGTCGGTGTCGTCACCGCAGGCGATCTGGCATGCTGCAACCCCGAACAGATTTCGCGTCAGTACAAGTCGCCTGAAAGAGCTCTTCGCTCCATCAAACGATTGCGTGCGGCCGTTCGATTGTCGGTTGCCATCGACGGCATGATGCCACGCGACGCTTTAATTTTGGTAGCGATTCATCGCCGCAGCGTGGCGTCACTCGCTCGTGAATCAGCCGCCGCCTTGCATCGCGATTTGGAACGATTCTCGCTTAGCAGTCGCGGCCAAAAGATGGTGGGACACCGAGGTGTTCCCAGTCTGCGCCGCGTCAAAAGCTGGGTGGGACAATGCGAGGAATTGGTCGCAACTTGGATCCAAAACCATCCCGCTGAAACGCAGATGGCGGCCTGA
- a CDS encoding TIGR01212 family radical SAM protein (This family includes YhcC from E. coli K-12, an uncharacterized radical SAM protein.), whose protein sequence is MQSSRDRSADSDPIPAIIPDQSRLAWQSEGARFNAFGKALRRRHGGRIQRVSIDAGFTCPNVDGAVTTGGCNFCDNRSFSPSRRVRLQRVADQLTEQIGRVQKRYTDVRGFIAYFQPATNTYAPIEQLREIFDLALTSDDRIVGLAVGTRPDCVPDSVLDLLQELAVDHDVSLEFGMQTVHDESLVWMNRAHTHADMINAIDRARGRGFECCSHIILGVPREDHAMMMESAVEVGRLGFDAIKLHNLYSVRGTPLGEEVLAGKVQMMKREDYVRTVVDFLELVPPEVIVERVSGDAPPNYLIEPKWCADKQNIRREIEAEFERRDSRQGDHYVPPKVAPAERPRPADATPESIRNRIDTRGRLPVLKMQ, encoded by the coding sequence ATGCAATCTTCCCGCGACCGCTCTGCTGACTCAGATCCCATTCCGGCCATCATTCCCGACCAATCTCGGTTGGCTTGGCAATCCGAAGGGGCTCGATTCAATGCGTTTGGCAAAGCTCTGCGTCGTCGACATGGCGGTCGAATCCAGCGGGTCAGCATCGACGCTGGGTTCACTTGTCCCAACGTCGACGGAGCAGTCACGACGGGCGGATGCAATTTTTGTGACAACCGATCGTTCAGCCCTTCCAGACGAGTTCGCCTGCAACGTGTGGCGGACCAGCTGACCGAACAAATCGGCCGCGTTCAAAAGCGATACACCGACGTCCGCGGCTTCATCGCCTACTTTCAACCGGCGACAAACACCTACGCTCCGATCGAACAGCTGCGAGAAATTTTCGATCTGGCGCTCACTTCAGATGACCGAATCGTGGGCCTGGCCGTTGGGACGCGTCCCGATTGTGTTCCCGACAGCGTTCTTGATCTGCTTCAAGAACTGGCGGTCGATCACGACGTGTCGCTGGAGTTCGGCATGCAAACTGTCCACGATGAGTCGCTCGTGTGGATGAACCGAGCTCACACGCATGCCGACATGATCAACGCGATCGACCGAGCTCGAGGTCGCGGCTTCGAATGTTGTTCGCACATCATCCTCGGCGTGCCTCGAGAAGATCATGCGATGATGATGGAGTCGGCCGTCGAGGTTGGTCGCTTGGGATTCGACGCGATCAAGCTGCACAACCTTTACAGTGTTCGCGGAACACCGCTCGGTGAAGAAGTCTTGGCCGGCAAGGTTCAGATGATGAAACGAGAAGACTATGTTCGCACGGTCGTCGATTTCCTCGAACTCGTTCCGCCGGAAGTGATCGTGGAACGAGTCAGCGGTGACGCGCCGCCCAACTATCTGATTGAACCCAAATGGTGTGCGGACAAGCAGAACATCCGCCGCGAAATCGAAGCCGAATTCGAACGCCGCGATTCTCGACAAGGTGACCACTACGTGCCGCCCAAGGTGGCTCCGGCGGAACGGCCTCGGCCAGCCGATGCCACACCGGAATCGATTCGCAATCGCATTGATACGCGAGGTCGATTGCCGGTGCTGAAGATGCAGTGA
- a CDS encoding FHA domain-containing protein, which yields MSAEDAPRFAGAFGQLTPLGGGDPIPLIKDKLLIGRRRHCDICLDFSNVSSQHCRMTLEQGYWFIRDLNSRNGTKVDGRAIMRKRADPKCKISIAKHHYTLEYEPQLLGAYGPPPADDDYIEEVMKSSLMDRAGISRRDPKKGFFNRKSED from the coding sequence ATGAGTGCTGAAGACGCCCCTCGATTCGCTGGCGCATTCGGTCAACTGACGCCTTTGGGCGGCGGCGATCCGATCCCCCTGATCAAAGACAAGCTTTTGATCGGCCGTCGGCGACACTGTGATATTTGCTTGGACTTCTCGAACGTGTCCAGCCAACACTGCCGAATGACCCTGGAACAGGGTTATTGGTTCATTCGCGATTTGAACAGTCGCAACGGAACCAAGGTGGATGGCCGCGCGATCATGCGGAAACGCGCCGATCCCAAGTGCAAAATTTCCATCGCCAAACACCACTACACGCTGGAGTACGAGCCGCAGTTGCTGGGCGCTTACGGCCCACCGCCGGCGGACGACGACTACATCGAAGAAGTCATGAAGAGTTCATTGATGGATCGTGCTGGCATTAGTCGGCGAGATCCCAAAAAAGGGTTCTTCAACCGCAAATCGGAAGACTGA
- a CDS encoding thioredoxin family protein gives MLSLFLGLTIAMATNGSVTTEVTHHTSTQTPDQNYTLAYKKSVEEDKPLMVVVGAPWCPACETLKKTTIANMQNSGELDGVSVALVDRDAEPELAKTLMENEKMIPQIILYSKTEDGRWSRRKLTGYQPVQPVRSLIKRVTTTLGRG, from the coding sequence ATGCTGTCACTGTTCTTGGGTCTTACGATCGCAATGGCGACCAACGGCTCTGTTACGACCGAGGTCACCCATCACACGTCCACTCAGACGCCAGACCAGAACTACACGCTCGCCTACAAAAAATCGGTGGAGGAAGACAAGCCTCTGATGGTCGTCGTCGGTGCACCGTGGTGCCCCGCCTGCGAAACGTTGAAGAAAACAACCATCGCTAACATGCAAAACAGCGGTGAACTTGACGGAGTCAGTGTTGCTCTTGTCGACCGCGACGCGGAACCAGAACTCGCGAAAACGCTGATGGAGAACGAAAAGATGATCCCACAAATCATCCTCTACAGCAAAACCGAAGACGGTCGCTGGAGTCGACGCAAGTTGACTGGCTATCAGCCCGTTCAGCCAGTTCGCTCTCTGATCAAACGAGTCACCACCACCTTGGGTCGCGGTTGA
- a CDS encoding apolipoprotein acyltransferase encodes MQPPSVPAVPPDHPGLEALLRRMGEAVGIMDDSVFENDKFVGFFQSFRPDGRGLDGVFERLDCGDELQQRLEKLFEVAGDDRRPQGGRDAFFLARSPKPIDPKVVESKAVDWTERMAAMAETLGEPEAADRLRAITKHRVLEGIPPKHPKQAHEKTELLKTFQNVVENLVCQIATPDPFAETLRPPYYFVSCDAGVRDHLMWPLYRDHVEVEEPFQPYFDLWSHGVKFRVYQENQVDWYMPRL; translated from the coding sequence ATGCAACCGCCCTCAGTCCCGGCCGTTCCTCCCGATCACCCAGGCCTCGAGGCATTGCTTCGGCGGATGGGTGAGGCCGTCGGAATCATGGACGACTCGGTGTTTGAGAACGACAAATTTGTCGGCTTCTTTCAGTCTTTCCGGCCGGATGGGCGCGGGTTGGACGGCGTGTTTGAGCGTCTGGATTGCGGCGATGAACTGCAGCAGCGACTGGAAAAGCTGTTCGAGGTTGCCGGGGATGACCGCCGGCCGCAGGGTGGCCGCGACGCGTTTTTCTTAGCCCGCTCTCCAAAACCCATCGATCCAAAGGTTGTTGAATCGAAAGCGGTGGATTGGACCGAAAGAATGGCGGCGATGGCAGAGACTCTCGGCGAGCCAGAGGCTGCGGACCGACTGCGTGCGATCACCAAACACCGCGTTTTGGAAGGCATCCCACCGAAGCATCCCAAGCAGGCCCATGAGAAGACGGAACTGCTGAAGACATTTCAGAACGTGGTGGAGAACTTGGTCTGCCAAATCGCGACCCCCGACCCGTTCGCGGAAACGCTGCGTCCCCCGTACTACTTCGTCAGCTGCGACGCCGGCGTGCGAGATCACTTGATGTGGCCGCTGTATCGAGATCACGTCGAAGTGGAAGAACCGTTCCAGCCTTACTTTGATTTGTGGTCGCACGGCGTGAAATTTCGCGTCTACCAAGAAAATCAGGTCGACTGGTACATGCCACGTCTATAG
- a CDS encoding O-antigen ligase family protein, which produces MSPSSSPPTYAGTESSLSEAAVVSQDASEVDALPTQDADERGEFEPPSAIGSEPPSGGGFITAIVFAVVMLAMFINPIEFKTSAEFDRATSNLNVLTLAKLALAAAASGLGAIAVFVSPRTRQLLGSLPGLGLLALGALFCATSLFAIESNAMISRASAMIFVGYLLFTAMALATLGPRKMLAAIVAGTSLYMLLTWGLFLLVPEMGTFEEYISATETVQRMGGTGHPNNIAKTAIAIVLVGVAMYLGRNDSLISVGLRGPWQRLILIGIMVLAAATVVATLSRTAMLAGAAAGGILLIDRLYGRGGLALGIFGIASAASLVLAISLFTGKGPFSESAVSAVTKSGDVEELTSLTGRTTIWEEAIGFIVERPLTGYGMDSAASVMSREATGTHNLLLHVTFSAGVIACLVMILMLGWSLVFGATSPHEWIRTVLTYVLVSGLVEDTIIESFPTTLTVLWMAALLAPTLAGRSQP; this is translated from the coding sequence ATGTCACCCTCGTCTTCTCCGCCAACGTATGCGGGCACCGAGTCCTCGTTGTCCGAAGCGGCCGTCGTGTCCCAGGATGCGTCGGAAGTGGACGCATTGCCGACCCAGGATGCCGATGAGAGGGGCGAGTTTGAACCGCCGTCGGCGATCGGCTCCGAGCCGCCGAGTGGCGGAGGCTTCATCACCGCGATTGTTTTCGCGGTCGTGATGCTGGCGATGTTCATCAACCCGATCGAATTCAAAACCAGTGCCGAGTTTGATCGCGCGACCAGCAACTTGAACGTGCTGACGCTCGCAAAACTTGCACTCGCTGCGGCGGCGAGTGGACTGGGGGCAATCGCCGTTTTCGTCAGCCCGCGGACCCGACAGTTACTCGGCAGTCTTCCCGGCCTTGGGTTGCTCGCACTGGGTGCGTTGTTTTGTGCTACCAGTCTGTTTGCGATCGAAAGCAACGCGATGATCAGTCGCGCGTCGGCAATGATTTTTGTCGGCTACTTGCTGTTCACCGCGATGGCTCTGGCGACGCTGGGACCGCGAAAGATGTTGGCAGCAATCGTGGCAGGAACGTCGCTGTACATGTTGCTGACTTGGGGACTGTTCCTACTCGTTCCCGAGATGGGCACGTTTGAGGAGTACATCAGCGCAACCGAAACGGTCCAGCGAATGGGAGGCACGGGGCACCCGAACAACATCGCGAAAACAGCGATCGCAATTGTGTTGGTTGGCGTGGCGATGTACCTGGGACGTAACGACTCATTGATCTCGGTTGGTCTTCGAGGCCCGTGGCAACGCCTCATCCTGATTGGAATCATGGTGCTTGCCGCGGCAACCGTCGTGGCAACACTCAGCCGGACAGCCATGCTGGCGGGAGCGGCGGCGGGAGGCATCTTGCTGATCGATCGCCTTTATGGACGAGGCGGTCTGGCACTCGGGATCTTCGGAATCGCTTCCGCTGCCTCACTGGTTCTGGCGATTTCGCTGTTCACCGGAAAAGGCCCCTTCTCGGAATCTGCCGTCAGTGCGGTGACGAAAAGCGGCGATGTCGAAGAGCTCACCTCACTCACCGGCCGAACCACCATCTGGGAAGAAGCGATCGGGTTCATCGTCGAGAGACCACTCACCGGTTACGGCATGGACAGTGCCGCCAGCGTCATGAGCCGAGAAGCAACGGGAACTCACAACCTGTTGCTTCACGTGACATTTTCGGCCGGCGTGATTGCGTGCCTGGTGATGATCCTGATGCTCGGCTGGTCGCTCGTGTTCGGAGCGACTTCGCCGCATGAATGGATTCGCACCGTGCTGACTTATGTCCTGGTGTCAGGACTGGTCGAAGACACGATCATCGAATCGTTTCCAACCACGTTGACCGTCCTTTGGATGGCCGCGTTGTTGGCGCCGACTCTAGCCGGTCGTTCCCAACCCTGA
- a CDS encoding phosphoenolpyruvate carboxylase, whose product MVSANILALDVDQLNRDWQWMLSALQTVLQRGGDERLAELLPVPGSKLDPAKAPADSVQLTQAYSIAFQLLSMAEQSSAAQFRDRIESESGMADLPALWGESLQQLIDRGWSAEMIAAELPSMRVELVLTAHPTEAKRATVLAHHRRLFRRFQMRHQTDLPPWRRSENDQAIESVLNILWRTGEIYLDKPDLQSERRNVMDYLTVVFPKALQPLDQRLRQAWREVGLCEKAIADPLALPRLTFGTWVGGDRDGHPLVTPEVTEETLMQLRRGAVELMREELVQLARLTSVSAYWLPPTSDFLTRIAERAHAMGPAGAAAIARNPNEPWRQFINLMLASLPSEKTMASGKEQHTYQRSRELLADLRCLHESLVAVDLGDVAESAVAPTMRIAQTFGFHLAVLDIRQNSAKHDTAIEQLLRAAGMADWKFASWDEEKRMKFLNEELASSRPLTHPDSSAGEEADAVLGALRVVTEYRSQHGADGLGALIVSMTRKTSDLMAVYLLAREVGLLQRTESGAVCPLPVVPLFETIDDLERSPEIYDGFLQHPITRNSLAAIAQREGATGSVGQVMIGYSDSNKDGGILASLVGLRHAQRKLTQVARSHGVRARFFHGRGGTISRGAGPTHRFIKSLPDHTIAGDMRLTEQGETIAQKYAHEPTAIYNLELFLAGVTRKSLADSRSEEPDHPLEPTLVKLAAWARTTYHELLHSDGFVEFFREATPIDAIEQSRIGSRPARRTGQQTLDDLRAIPWVFSWGQARCYLSGWYGVGTALKKLQTECPEEFAAVKEALRDWAPLHYLISNVATSVTAVDIEVMKQYAALVENPALRERFVTDIETQWKLACEMVEAVYGGPMESQRPNVQRMIALRSEGLRLLHRQQISLLQRWRSYNKMGEHTQADALLPALLLSVNAIASGLGTTG is encoded by the coding sequence ATGGTTTCAGCCAATATTCTCGCTCTTGATGTCGACCAACTGAATCGCGATTGGCAATGGATGTTGTCGGCGTTGCAGACCGTGTTGCAACGTGGCGGCGACGAAAGGCTGGCGGAACTGCTGCCGGTTCCGGGGTCGAAACTCGATCCCGCGAAAGCGCCTGCCGATTCGGTCCAGCTGACGCAGGCGTATTCGATCGCTTTTCAATTGCTGAGCATGGCTGAACAGAGCTCAGCCGCCCAGTTTCGCGATCGCATCGAATCCGAATCGGGCATGGCTGACTTGCCCGCGTTGTGGGGCGAGAGCTTGCAGCAGTTGATCGACCGCGGTTGGAGTGCGGAGATGATCGCTGCAGAATTGCCTTCGATGCGTGTCGAGTTGGTTCTGACGGCTCACCCAACGGAAGCCAAACGCGCGACCGTTCTGGCTCATCACCGTCGCTTGTTTCGTCGGTTTCAGATGCGGCACCAAACGGATCTTCCACCTTGGCGACGGTCCGAAAACGATCAAGCAATTGAATCGGTGCTGAACATCCTGTGGCGGACCGGCGAAATCTATCTCGACAAACCAGACCTGCAATCCGAACGCCGCAATGTGATGGATTACTTGACGGTTGTGTTCCCGAAAGCGTTGCAACCACTCGATCAACGCTTGCGTCAGGCTTGGCGAGAGGTCGGATTGTGCGAGAAAGCGATCGCCGACCCGTTGGCTCTGCCACGATTGACGTTTGGAACCTGGGTGGGCGGCGACCGAGACGGGCACCCCTTGGTCACTCCCGAGGTGACGGAAGAAACGCTGATGCAATTGCGTCGCGGTGCGGTCGAACTGATGCGAGAAGAGTTGGTCCAGCTCGCTCGATTGACCAGTGTGTCGGCTTACTGGTTGCCGCCGACCAGTGATTTCTTAACTCGGATCGCTGAACGTGCCCATGCGATGGGCCCGGCCGGTGCGGCCGCGATCGCTCGTAATCCGAACGAGCCTTGGCGTCAGTTCATTAACTTGATGCTCGCGAGCCTGCCTTCTGAAAAGACGATGGCGAGCGGCAAGGAGCAGCACACCTACCAACGTTCGCGAGAGCTGTTGGCGGATCTTCGTTGCCTGCACGAAAGTTTGGTCGCGGTCGATTTGGGTGATGTGGCCGAGAGTGCCGTTGCACCAACGATGCGAATCGCTCAAACGTTCGGATTCCACTTGGCTGTTTTGGACATCCGTCAAAACAGTGCGAAACACGACACCGCGATTGAGCAACTGCTTCGTGCCGCGGGGATGGCCGACTGGAAATTCGCGAGCTGGGATGAAGAGAAGCGAATGAAGTTCCTTAATGAGGAACTCGCCAGTTCGCGACCGCTGACTCACCCCGATTCATCTGCCGGTGAAGAAGCCGATGCGGTCCTTGGTGCACTGCGTGTCGTGACTGAGTATCGCTCGCAACACGGCGCCGATGGACTGGGGGCGTTGATCGTCAGCATGACTCGCAAGACGTCCGACTTGATGGCGGTGTACTTGCTCGCTCGCGAAGTCGGTCTGTTGCAACGCACCGAATCGGGTGCGGTTTGTCCGCTACCGGTTGTGCCTTTGTTCGAAACGATCGATGACCTCGAACGTTCGCCGGAAATCTACGACGGATTCCTGCAGCACCCGATCACACGAAACAGCTTGGCCGCGATCGCACAACGCGAAGGTGCAACCGGATCGGTCGGCCAGGTCATGATCGGCTACAGCGACAGCAACAAGGACGGCGGCATTTTGGCCAGCCTGGTTGGGTTGCGACACGCACAACGGAAGCTGACTCAAGTCGCGCGTTCGCACGGGGTTCGAGCTCGGTTCTTTCATGGGCGTGGCGGCACGATCAGCCGCGGTGCCGGACCGACGCACCGGTTCATCAAGAGCCTTCCCGATCACACGATCGCCGGCGACATGCGTTTGACGGAGCAAGGCGAAACGATCGCCCAGAAGTACGCTCACGAACCCACCGCGATCTACAACTTGGAATTGTTCTTGGCGGGAGTCACTCGTAAATCGCTTGCTGATTCACGCTCCGAGGAACCGGATCACCCGTTGGAACCAACGCTGGTGAAGCTGGCCGCCTGGGCACGCACGACATACCACGAATTGTTGCACAGCGATGGCTTTGTCGAGTTCTTCCGCGAAGCCACGCCGATCGACGCGATCGAACAAAGCCGGATCGGTTCGCGTCCGGCCCGTCGTACTGGTCAACAGACCCTGGATGACTTGCGAGCCATTCCTTGGGTGTTCAGTTGGGGCCAAGCCCGTTGTTATCTGTCGGGTTGGTACGGCGTTGGAACGGCTCTGAAAAAGTTGCAAACCGAATGCCCCGAAGAATTCGCCGCTGTCAAAGAAGCCCTTCGCGATTGGGCGCCGCTTCATTACTTGATCAGCAACGTCGCGACCAGCGTCACCGCCGTCGACATCGAAGTGATGAAGCAATACGCCGCCTTGGTCGAAAATCCAGCGCTGCGAGAACGCTTCGTCACCGACATCGAAACGCAATGGAAGTTAGCGTGCGAGATGGTCGAAGCCGTCTACGGCGGACCCATGGAATCGCAGCGTCCCAATGTTCAACGCATGATCGCATTGCGAAGCGAAGGTTTGCGTTTGCTGCACCGTCAACAGATCTCGTTGCTGCAGCGTTGGCGCAGCTACAACAAAATGGGCGAGCACACTCAAGCGGATGCTTTGCTGCCAGCGTTGTTGCTGAGCGTCAACGCGATCGCATCAGGGTTGGGAACGACCGGCTAG
- a CDS encoding Gfo/Idh/MocA family oxidoreductase — translation MNRELRVAVIGAGHLGRIHAKLISQVDGARLVAVCDPVQSACQAVADTHGVAAHTDYHDVIEDIDAAIIAAPTDYHADIASTLIKAGKHLMVEKPLAAESDDARRLALMASTRNVVLQVGHVERFNPAFTALEEFGVDVKYIEATRASRFPGRCLDVGVVMDLMIHDLDLVLSLTQSAVRSISASGISVVSDHEDIAEARIEFECGMVANLKASRVSPLPARDMTLFSPAGFAQIDFGKPSLATVRASETLSTRQFDLNEQTENPLGYADTLFGEHLQCEVNELQPRNAILDELHDFVISIDSGSSPVVDGSAGARAVKVAGSILDTIDDRAWYSYAGADERGPLAIPRRRVGQPAKREEIATPTRRAA, via the coding sequence ATGAACCGGGAATTGCGAGTCGCCGTCATCGGTGCAGGTCACTTGGGCCGCATCCACGCGAAATTGATTTCACAAGTCGATGGCGCTCGCCTCGTCGCCGTTTGCGATCCGGTCCAATCCGCGTGTCAGGCGGTCGCCGACACGCACGGTGTTGCTGCTCACACCGATTACCACGATGTCATTGAAGACATCGACGCCGCCATTATCGCGGCTCCCACCGATTATCACGCGGACATCGCTTCGACGTTGATCAAAGCCGGCAAGCACCTGATGGTTGAAAAGCCATTGGCCGCCGAATCCGACGACGCTCGCCGGTTGGCATTGATGGCATCGACACGCAACGTCGTGCTTCAAGTTGGCCACGTGGAACGATTCAATCCAGCCTTCACCGCGTTGGAAGAGTTTGGCGTCGATGTGAAGTACATCGAAGCCACTCGCGCATCTCGTTTCCCCGGACGTTGCTTGGATGTTGGCGTTGTCATGGACTTGATGATCCATGATCTCGACCTGGTACTGTCACTGACACAGTCCGCCGTACGATCCATTTCAGCCAGCGGCATCTCGGTTGTCAGCGATCACGAAGACATCGCCGAGGCTCGCATCGAATTCGAATGCGGCATGGTTGCGAATTTGAAAGCGTCCCGTGTCAGTCCTTTGCCAGCGCGTGACATGACTTTATTCAGCCCAGCGGGTTTCGCACAAATTGACTTTGGCAAGCCTTCGCTCGCCACCGTGCGTGCGAGCGAAACGCTTTCGACTCGTCAGTTTGACTTGAATGAACAAACGGAAAACCCATTGGGTTACGCCGACACTTTGTTCGGCGAACATCTGCAGTGCGAAGTCAATGAACTGCAACCTCGAAACGCGATCCTGGATGAGCTGCATGACTTTGTCATCAGTATCGACAGTGGATCATCGCCGGTTGTGGATGGTTCCGCCGGAGCTCGAGCGGTGAAAGTCGCCGGTTCGATTTTGGACACCATCGACGATCGTGCGTGGTATTCCTACGCCGGAGCGGACGAACGTGGGCCGCTTGCGATTCCACGACGCCGCGTTGGCCAGCCTGCCAAACGCGAAGAGATCGCGACCCCGACTCGCCGTGCTGCTTGA
- the lpxA gene encoding acyl-ACP--UDP-N-acetylglucosamine O-acyltransferase — translation MSATIAQTAVVDPRAQIGEGVQIGHFCVIGPNVKLGDRTRVGDHVTLDGVTSIGCDNQIFPHVSIGTNPQDVSYRNTPTRVEIGDGNVFREQVTINRASEKEDGVTRVGDHNYLMTGTHIAHDCSIGSRIVLANNCMIGGHAHIADDVTIAGGAGVHQFVSIGTLSFVGAMTRILQDVPPFVIVDGADARPRCVNTVGLKRHDYTDDDIAVLTQAFRLLYRKRIGVEPARDQLFATGPIRPVLRHLFDCLDNSCLGRAGRGRDRRKKAA, via the coding sequence ATGAGTGCCACTATCGCTCAAACCGCCGTGGTCGATCCTCGTGCTCAAATTGGCGAAGGTGTCCAGATCGGACACTTCTGCGTCATCGGTCCCAACGTCAAATTGGGTGACCGCACGCGTGTGGGAGATCATGTGACCCTCGATGGCGTCACCTCGATCGGTTGCGACAACCAGATCTTTCCGCACGTTTCGATTGGTACCAATCCACAAGACGTCAGCTATCGCAACACGCCAACGCGGGTTGAGATCGGCGACGGCAACGTTTTTCGTGAGCAAGTCACGATCAATCGCGCCAGCGAAAAAGAAGACGGCGTGACTCGGGTCGGTGATCACAACTACCTGATGACCGGAACGCACATCGCTCACGATTGCAGCATCGGTTCGCGGATCGTGTTGGCCAACAATTGCATGATCGGTGGTCACGCACACATTGCCGACGATGTCACGATCGCCGGTGGAGCCGGTGTGCACCAATTCGTTTCGATCGGAACACTTAGCTTCGTGGGTGCGATGACACGCATCCTGCAGGACGTGCCTCCGTTCGTGATTGTCGACGGTGCCGATGCTCGTCCCCGTTGCGTCAACACGGTGGGGCTGAAACGTCATGATTACACCGACGATGACATTGCAGTGTTGACGCAGGCGTTTCGTTTGCTGTATCGGAAACGTATCGGCGTGGAACCCGCTCGCGATCAATTGTTCGCGACTGGTCCGATCCGCCCCGTTTTGCGGCACTTGTTTGATTGTTTGGACAACAGTTGCCTTGGTCGTGCCGGCCGAGGCCGAGATAGAAGAAAGAAAGCAGCATGA
- the lpxC gene encoding UDP-3-O-acyl-N-acetylglucosamine deacetylase produces the protein MMGIRNEHTIASCCEISGRGYWSGKDVCVTCCPAPAGTGIVLVRADLPGQPECPANTQYATGVSFRTNLANGPASFEMVEHLMAALAGLEIDNCRVEITAEELPGLDGSSLAYVEALQEAGLVIQAATAQPLIVRDSFRIEHSGGYVDVSPSNNNEAVYEYSLDYGPDSTIREQTFQCVQTPHTFARQVASARTFVTADQATQLRQSGVASHVTHQDLLVIGADGPVENEFRFRNECARHKTLDLIGDLSLAGVGLIGQFSSVRGGHQINGMVAVRLAELAKQQRLTHASNSFAGQRRSRVA, from the coding sequence GTGATGGGGATTCGCAACGAACATACGATCGCGTCGTGCTGCGAAATCAGCGGACGTGGCTACTGGAGCGGCAAGGACGTTTGCGTCACTTGTTGTCCCGCGCCAGCTGGAACCGGCATTGTGCTCGTAAGAGCCGATCTGCCTGGTCAGCCGGAGTGCCCCGCCAACACCCAATACGCCACCGGCGTTTCGTTTCGCACGAATCTTGCCAATGGCCCGGCCAGCTTTGAAATGGTCGAGCATTTGATGGCGGCTCTGGCCGGACTCGAAATCGACAATTGCCGCGTCGAAATCACTGCCGAAGAATTGCCCGGTTTGGACGGAAGCTCACTGGCCTATGTGGAAGCTTTGCAAGAAGCCGGATTGGTCATCCAAGCCGCCACCGCGCAGCCGTTGATTGTTCGCGATTCGTTTCGGATCGAACACAGCGGCGGCTACGTTGACGTGTCGCCCAGCAACAACAACGAAGCGGTTTACGAGTACAGCCTGGACTACGGTCCGGATAGCACCATTCGTGAGCAAACCTTCCAGTGCGTGCAAACACCTCACACGTTTGCTCGGCAAGTCGCCTCCGCTCGGACGTTCGTGACCGCTGATCAAGCCACACAATTACGCCAGTCCGGCGTTGCGTCGCACGTGACCCATCAAGACCTTTTGGTGATCGGTGCTGACGGACCCGTCGAGAACGAATTTCGTTTCCGAAACGAATGCGCTCGTCACAAGACACTCGATTTAATCGGTGATCTTTCGCTCGCCGGCGTCGGTTTGATAGGACAGTTCTCGTCCGTTCGCGGCGGGCACCAGATCAACGGAATGGTCGCCGTCCGACTGGCTGAGCTCGCGAAACAGCAACGGCTCACGCATGCCTCGAATTCGTTCGCTGGCCAGCGGAGAAGCCGAGTCGCATGA